The genomic interval CTCGAACGGCTGATCGTGCGGCGCTTCTACGCCGCGCCGATCGTGGCAATGCTCGGTACCTATGCGCTCGGCCTGATCATCCGCGAGATCGTGCGCGGCCTGATCGGCGGCCTCTACATCTCGGTGCCGGAGCCGGTCGGTGGTTCGATCACCATCGGTGACATGCATCTGTCGACATGGCGGCTGGTGATCGTGATCGTCACCGCGCTGGTGATGATTGGAAGCTATCTGCTGTTGTCGCGCACCTCGTTCGGTCTGCGGGTCCGCGCCTCGCTGGAGAACCCGGCGTTGGCGCGTGCCTCCGGCATCTCCACCAACGCAATCTATGGTGCGACCTTTGCTTTCGGTGCGGCACTGGCCGGCCTCGCCGGCGCCCTTATCGTTCCGGTGTTCTCGCTATTCGCCGATCTCGGGCTGCGCTTCCTGATCCAGGGCTTCATTGCCGTGATGGTCGGCGGAGTCGGGTCCTTCGCCGGGCCGGTGGCCGGGGCCGGCATCATCGGCACGCTGTCGGCGGCGCTGCCCTGGGTGATCCAGCCGGTGATCGCCGACGTCCTCGTGTTCGTGCTCGCCATCATCTTCATCAAATTCCGGCCGCAGGGCCTCGTTTCGGGAAAAGGGATCTAGCCTGATGTCCAGCGACTTCAGCTTTCAGCTCGACCGCCGCCGCTTTCTCTCCAGTTTCGCCTTTGCCAGTACCGCGATTGCTACCGGCGTCGGAAGCTGGGTGATCCCGGCCGATTGGGCCAATGCCGCCGAAGGTCCGATCAAGGTCGGCGTCGCCACCGACATCACGGGGCCGATGGGCTATGCCGGCAACGCGGACGCCAACGTCGCCAAGATGGTGGTGAAGCAGATCAACGATGCCGGCGGTCTGCTCGGCCGGCCGCTCGAACTGCACATCGAGGATACCGCGTCGAACGAAGCGGTCGCGGTCGGCAATGTCCGCAAGCTGGTCCAGCGTGACAAGGTCGATGTCGTGCTCGGTGGCATCACGTCCTCGATGCGCAACGCCATCAAGGACGTCATCGTCGCTCGAGGCAAGACGCTGTACATCTATCCGCAGCTCTATGAGGGCAAGGAGTGCACGCCGTATCTGTTCTGCACCGGTCCGACTCCGGCGCAGCAATGCGACGAGTTCATCCCCTGGCTGATCAAGAACGGCGGCAAGAAGTTCGCGCTGCCGAGCGCCAACTATGTCTGGCCGCACACCCTCAACGTCTATGCCCGGAAGGTGATCGAGGCCAATGGCGGCGAGGTGGTGCTTGAAGAGTACTACCCGCTCGACCAGATCGACTTTTCGTCCACCGTCAACCGCATCATCTCCAACAAGGTCGACGTCGTGTTCAACACCGTGATCCCGCCTGGTGTCGGTCCGTTCTTCAAGCAGCTCTATGAAGCGGGCTTCCTGAAGAGCGGCGGTCGGCTTGCCTGCGTGTATTACGACGAGAACACGCTCGGCATCAATCAGCCGGCGGAGATCGAGGGCTTGGCGAGCTGCCTCGATTATTTCAAGGCGCTCGCCAAAGACGATCCAGTCAGCGCCAAACTGCAGGCCGAATACGACAAGGCCTATCCGGGCAACTTCCTGTTTGCGGCAGGCAGCGCCGCCACCGGCACCTATCGCGGCCTCAAGCTGTGGGAGGCGGCTGTGAAGGAAGCGGGCAAGATCGACCGCGACGGCGTCGCCGCGGCGCTCGATCATGCCAAGATCGCCGAAGGTCCTGGTGGGCCAGCCGAGATGGTGCCCGGCAAGCGCCACTGCAAAATGAAGATGTACACCGCGGTCGCCAAGAGCGGCAGCTACGAGATCGTCGCGCGGAGCGAAGGTCTGGTCGACCCGAAGGAATGCTGATGCGGTCACCAGCGTCTCGCTTGGCCAAAATTCACATGCCGCGCCGTGTGGGGCGCGCACGGACTTCACCTCTCCGAGCGTGCGGGTGGGTGATCGCATATGGATGAATTGTTCGGTCGCTGCATCCACCCCGAGTCGTCCCCGCGCAGGCGGGGACCCATAACCCCTGCCGCTCCGAGTCGAGAGATGTCTCTGCCTTCGGGCTCCAGTCGGGAGACTGCGGCGTATGGGTCCCCGCCTGCGCGGGGACGACGTGCGGATAGGCTGCGCCAAAATCGTACGTGGCCATCCGGCGTGAGCTTATTTTCGGTAATCCGGCCGCACGCGCGACGCTCCATCCACCACGTCGGGCGGCTCAATGACTGAAGCATCCCCGACCGTCGAAGCTGTCTCGCCGCCGCGCGCCAAGCGCCGCCCCGCGGTGCTGCCGATCATCGAGATCGCTGTGCTGGCGATCTTCTTGCTGTTGCCGGTTGTGCTGCAGGATTACCTCACCGTGTTCATGACGCGGGTGCTGATCCTGTGCCTGTTCGCGCTGTCGTTCGACCTGGTGTGGGGCTACGCCGGGATCATGAGCTTTGGCCAGGCCGTGTTCTTTGGCGGCGCCGGCTACGGCGTGGCACTGCTTGGTCGCGATCTCGGCATCTCCTCGATGTTGCTGGTGGTGCCGGCCGGCGTGCTGATCGGGTTCGCGCTGGCGCTGTTGATCGGCGGCTTTCTGCTGCTTGGACGCAATCCGTCGAGCGTCATCTTCGTCTCGCTCGGGACGCTGACCGCATCCTATGCGTTCGATCGGCTGGCGCGGGGCTGGTACTATCTCGGCGGCCAGAACGGCATCCCGTCGATCCCGCAGATGACGATGGGTAGTTACGAACTGGGCGAGGGCCCGGTGTTCTATTATCTGGCACTGGCGATCTTGTTCGCGGTGTATCTCGCTTGCCGCTTTCTGGTGCGGTCACAGTTCGGGCTGGCGTTGGCCGGCCTCCGCGAGAATGAGCAGCGTATCGCCTTCTTCGGCTACAAGGTTCAGCATCTCAAGGCGATCGTGTTCTCGCTCGGTGGAGCGATCGCGGGGCTCGCCGGCAGCCTCTACGCCTTCCACGAGGGATTCGTCTGGCCCAACATGCTCGGCGTGGTGATGTCGACCCAGGTGGTGTTGTACGTATTGTTCGGCGGCTCCGGCACGCTGATCGGCGCGGTGATCGGCACCGTGGTGATCGAGATCGTGTCGTTCTGGCTGTCGAATTCCTACCAGGACATCTGGCCGATCATTCTCGGCGCGTTGATGTTGCTGGTGATCCTGTTCCGTCCCGCCGGACTGATCAGCCTGGTCGTCGGCCACAGCGAGCGGATCGGCAGCTTCGGCCGGCCGCCGAAGCCGGGCCGTAGGGAGCGCAGCCATGGCCCTGCTTGAAGCGCGCGGCATGAGAAAGGTGTTCGGCGAGCTCACCGCCCTGAACGGGGCCGAACTGACGGTGCAGCCGAACGAGTTTCACGGTCTGATCGGCCCCAACGGCTCTGGCAAGAGTACGATGATGAAATGCATCGCTGGCGCCGAAGTCCCGACTGCTGGCCGCGTCGGCTTCGACGGCGCTGATATCACCGGGGCATCACCGGCCGAGCGCGCCCGCGCCGGCATGAGTCTGAAATTCCAGATCACCTCGGTGCTGCCGGCGTTGACGTTGTACGACAATGTGCTGCTGGCGCTGCAGGGCCAGACTGCGCTGACCAAGCTGATGTTCTCGCGCACCCGCGGGCTGCTGCACGACAAGGTGATGGCGATGCTGGAGCAGTTTCGCCTCGTCGACCGCGCCAGTGAGCATGCCTCTGCGCTGTCGCACGGCCAGCAGCAATGGCTGGAGATCGCCATGGCGCTGGCGCCGGACCCGAAACTGCTGCTGCTCGACGAGCCCACCGGCGGCATGAGCCTGGAAGAGCGCCGCGTCACCGGTGAGCTGCTGGCGCCGATCAAATCGCGCTGCTCGCTGGTGATCGTCGAGCACGATCTCGATTTCATCCGCGACATCTGCGATCGCCTCACCGTGCTGGATCAGGGCGCAGTCCTCGATACCGGAACGGTCGAGCAGATCCAGGCGAGTCCGAAGGTCCAGGAGGTCTATCTCCGCCGTGCTTGAGGATCATTATCTCGACATTCGCGATCTCGATGCCGGCTACGGACGCAGTCAGGTGCTGTTCGGCGTGTCGTTGACAGCGCCGTGGCGCGGTGGCGTGGCCATTCTGGGCCGCAACGGCGCCGGCAAGACCACGTTGATGAAGGCGATCATGGGCGAATTGCCGGTCAAGCGCGGCAGCGTGTCGCTGGATTCGCGGGACGTCACCAAGCTGCCGACCGAACAACGCGTCCGCGCCGGCTTCGGCTATGTGCCGCAGGACCACCCGGTGTTTGCGCGGCTGACGATCCGCGACAATCTTGCGGTCGGGGCGCTGACGAATAAAGACAGCCGCGCGGTCGACCGTGTGCTGGAGATGTTTCCCAAGCTCGGCCAGCGGCTTGACCAAATCGCCGGCACGTTGTCTGGCGGCGAGCGCAAGATGCTGGCGATCGGCCGTGCGATGCTGTCGGAGCCGAGCGTGCTGTTGCTCGACGAGCCGACCGAAGGGGTATGGATCGGTGTAATCGAAGAGATCACCGACCGGTTGATCGCGTTGGCGAAAGAGATTGCCGTGGTGATCGTCGAGCAGCATCTCGACCTCGCCCTGCGCGTTGCCGACCACGCCTTCGTGCTCGACCGCGGACGCATTGCGCTCACCGGCACCGCCGATGAAGTCCGCAACGATCCGCGGCTGCTGCAATATCTGGCGCCATAACTGCGGTGCTCCGCCTCTCCCCGTCATTGCGAGCGAAGCGGAGCAATCCAGAGATCCGGGCAAAGAGCTGGATTGCTTCGTCGCTGCGCTCCTCGCAATGACGGGAGAGGGCGGTAGTCGGTCAAGCCTCGGAAGGAAGCTCGACGAATTCCGAAATCAGCCGCAGCACCTCGTCGGGCCGGTCGTGCTGGAGCCAGTGGCCGGCGTCGGAGACGATCTCGGCGCGAACGTCTTTAAAGCTGCGCGAAGCCTCGGCTGCCTGGGCCGGATCGATGAAGCTCTCACCGGCGAACAGCAGCAGCGTCGGGCAAGTGATCCGCGCCCACAGCTCGGCGTATTCCTGCGGCGCGAGCCGATGCGGCGCCGTCACCCGTTGATACGGGTCGAATTTCCATGAATAGCTGCCGTCGTCGTTGCGGCGCGCCCCATGGGTGGCCAGATGCAACGCCAGCTCCGGCGTCAGTCGCTTGTTGTGTGCGCGCATCTGGGCCGCAGCGTCGGCGATCGTTGCGTAGCGGCGCGGCTCGCGGCCTTCCAGCCGCTCCAGCTGCCCGAGCCATTTGATCATCCGCTCGTGGACCGCAGCCATCTTCGCGTCAGGGCGGACCGTGACGCCGTCGAGCACCACGAGCCGATTCACCTTCTCCGGAAACGTGCCCGCATACAGCATCGCGATCATGCCGCCCATCGAATGGCCGATGACGGTCGCGGGCGCAGCATCCGCCAGCGGTGGAAGGCGGGTCAGGTCGTAGACGTATTCGGGCAGTGCGTAGCTGCCGCCGCGCGCCCAGTCGGAATCGCCGTGGCCCCGCAGATCCGGCGCGATCACGTGAAAGTGCGGCTGTAGCGCGCGGGCGAGGCCATCCCAGCTTCGGCCGTGGTCCTTGCCGCCATGAATCAGCAGCAGTGGCGGCGCGGCGGCGTTACCCCAGTCCCAATAGTGCAGGCGCTGGCCGTGGGATTGAAAGAAGTGACTTTGTGGTTGTTGCATTGTTGGTTTTCGAGCGTTTCCATGGCTGCAATAGCCCGAGCCGGTGACCGCTTCAATGCCCTGCCGGCTGGCAACGTCCCATGGGGGATCCTCATCGGCACAAGCCGACGGGCTGACAATCTGTTGCAACACGGGTATGGAGGGGCTTCGAATATCGCTGTGTAGAGAGCGCGCGGTCGACGTCGCAGACCTCGTGCATGCGTCTTCAGCGTCCATCATGAATTGAGCGGAGATCCCTTGATGGCTGCGGCCAGCGGAGCCCGAAAGACCTCTCCGGCGCTGAGGCGTGTCGATACCCGCGAGCTACGCGAAAATGCCGTGGTGGCGGCCGAGTTTCTGAAGACGCTGTCGAACGTGTCGCGGCTGATCATGCTGTGTCAGCTCGCCGAAGGCGAAAAGTCGGTGTCGGAACTCACTGAGCTGCTCGACGAACGGCAGCCGACGGTGTCGCAGCAACTCGCGCGGCTGCGCAGCGAAAAGCTGGTGCAGGCAAGGCGCGAGGGGCAGCAGGTGTTCTATTCGCTCGCCAGCGAAGAGGTCCGCAGCCTGATCCTGGCGTTGCATGCCACCTTCTGTCGCAAGGATCGCGACAAGGACAGACCCGCGGCAGCCTCGCGCGCGAAGCCCGCGACAGCGCCACGCCGTCAGCGCCAAAGCGTCGACGCCTGAACGGCGCGCTGGTTCAGTCAGCCGGCTTGCGGCCGAACAGGCGCTGAAACAGGCCCGGCGGTTTCGGGCCCTGCACGGTCGGAAAGCCGGCCTTGCGCCACGCCAGAATGCCGCCGCCGAGCACGTAAGGCTCACATACGCCGCTCGCCTTGGCTTCGATCTGGCCCGCATACATCCGCGTCCGTCCGCCGGAATGGCAGAAGAAGATCGCCTTGCGTCCCTGCGCTGCGCCGAGATCGCGGTGCTTGAAACCGGTCAGCGGCAGTTCGATCGCGCCGTTGATATGTTCGCGGGCAATCTCGTGTCGCTCGCGCACGTCGACCAGCACCGCACGACCGTCGGTCACGAGGCGGTGGGCTTCGATCGGCGAAATCGTCTTCACGCTCATGGGCCATTCGTCTCCATCTTGTCGGCTGTGTGGCGATGCAGTCGTCAGCGGAATGTCGTCAGGTAGTGACGTTCGAACAAGCGCTTCAGCCAATGAAACAGCTTCATCTTCGGGCCGACGAAGTTGAAGCGTTGATTGCGAAACACCAGCATGCCGGAGTCGAGCATATCGACGATGCAGACCAGCTCCGGCTTGAAGCGAGTGATCGGTTGCTGTCCCGATTCGATCGCGGCGATGTTGGCCGCAACCGCAATCGCCTGCAGATCGGCCTGATGCGCCTGCTTCGGCATCCAGTCCGGGCCGGGGAATGAACCGGCGTCGCCGGCGACCCAGACGTTGGGCTGCCCCTCGACCCGGCACAGCTCGTCCGCCTTGATCATGCCACCGGCCGATAGCGGCAGGTCAGTGTCCTCGAGCCAGGCCGGACCGGTCAGACCCGGCATGAACAGGATCAGGTCGGCGTCGATCTCGCCGCCGTCGAGCACCACTTTGCGTTCTTCGAACCGCAGGATCTTGCGGCCGAGTCGGGTCGCGATGCCGCGGTTTTTCATTTCCTGCAGCAGGCCGTCGACCGCGCGTTCGCCGAGCCGCGCGCCGGGACGCGGCGCGGGGCTGAAGAACACGATCTCGAAGCCCGGCCGCTTTCCTTGCCGGCGCAGCAGCGCATCGATGATGAAAAGGAACTCGAACATCGGCCCGCCACGCATCGCGCCGGGCTCGTTCGGATTGGTGGCGAAGCCGACCGCGATGGTGCCGCCCTTCAGCGCGTCGAGCCGACGCCCGATCTCTTCGCCGATCTTGATGCCTTCGCACGGGATCAGCGCGTGCTCGATACCCGGCAATTTGCGGATGAAGCGGCCGCCGGTCGCAATGATCAGATGATCGTTACGCAGTTCGCCGCGGTCGGTGACGACACTGCGGCCACCGTCCTTCAGACCTGTGGCGGAGGCTTCGACGAAGTCGATCCGGTGTTTGGTCAAGAAACTGTCGAGCGGCACCTTCAGCCGTTCTGCTTGACGGAGGCCGGCGGGAATCCAGATCGAGCTCGGCAGGAAGTGCAGTTCCCGTCGCGGCGAGATCATCGTGATTGCGGCGTCGATGTTATGCTTGCGCAGCTCGCGGGCGGCGGTGAGGCCGGCAAAGCCCAAGCCGATGATGGTGATGTTGCGCATCCTCGCGTATCCTCGTTGGCGCGCGCCGTGTCGCCTCCGGGCGATGCGTCGCATGCTATGACCCGGCGGTCTGTGACGATGTCACCGCGGCAACGCGGCCGATTGGGCATCAAGGAAGCGGGCGTTGCGAAGGCGCGCGTGCCGCCGCCAAGCTGGCGCAGCAGTGCAGCGTGTGGGAAGGAGAACCGGCATCATGGCATCCGAACATTTCGACATGTGGGAGAGCCGTTTTTCCGCCGACGGCTATCTGTTCGGCACTGCGCCGAACGCTTTTCTCGCGTCGTGCCGTGATCTGCTGCCGAAGCAGGGGCGCGCGCTGGCGATCGCCGATGGTGAGGGGCGCAACGGCGTATTCCTGGCCGAATGCGGACTCTCCGTATTGTCGGTCGATTTCTCGCCGACCGCGCAGGCCAAGGTGCACAAGCTCGCAGCCGAGCACGGCGTCACGATCGAAACCCGAACCGTCGATCTCTTGAGCTCGCAGTGGCCGGACGGATTCGACGTGATCGCCGGCATCTTCTTCCAGTTCGTCGAACCGGAGCAGCGCCCGCAGATCTTTCAACAGATCCGCGACGCGCTGAAGCCTGGAGGGCTCTTACTGATCGAGGGCTATCGCCCTAAGCAGCTCGTCTACAAGACCGGCGGTCCGAGCCGCGCCGAAAACCTCTACACCCGCGAACTCCTGGAGCAAGCGTTCGGCGACTTCGACAATCTCAGCATTCGCGAGCACGATAGCGAGATCGTCGAAGGCGCCGGTCACGTCGGACTATCGGCGCTGATCGATCTGATCGGATGGAAGCCAAAGTAGCCGGCGGTTAATCGTCCATCGCGCAGCCGTCGAACACGCGCGGTGCGCCAATCTGCAGCCCGAGCCAGGCGTCAACGGTGGCCTGATCGAAGCCGACTTCACGGCGGTCGCCTGATTGCATCAGCGGGCGGCGGATCAGCAGCGGATCCTCGATCATCAGAGCGAGTGCCGCCTCCTCACCGAGCGTAGCGAAATCGATCGCGCCGGCCTTCACTTTCGGCGACGACTGGTTGAACCAGGCGATGAGCGGCTTGTCGCCGAAGAATGGCCGCAGCGTCTCGCGCGTCCACGGCTCGGCCAGCAGGTTGCGAACCTCGAGCTCGTGACCGGATTGGGTGAGCAGCGCCTTCTGCCGCGCGTTGCCGACGCAGCCGGGCTTCTCGTAAAACACCACTTTGGCCATCGCCGAAGGCTCCTTCAACAGATCGTCTTGTGCGCGCGCTCATCAGCGTTCGTGCCGTAGGCCGATGGCTCTGCCAGTCGCGGTGCGAGGCCGGCCCACCATGTCTCGATCGCTGCGCGGCTGCACGGCAGCACCGCGCCCTCGTCGCCGATGAACTCGCGCCACGCGTCGGCGCATTTCTCCGGCACCGCGGTGAGGAGCGGCCGTCCGGCGACGATCGCCTCGGCGAATTCGTTGCGCAGCCCCTTGCCGGTCGCTTCCTGTTTCGAGAATTTGTTGATTACCACCAGCGCGGCCCCGCTCGCGACCGCGCGCGTCACGGCTTGGGCGGACTCAGCCAGGCCGCCGGCGTCGAGCTTGCACGATCCCGCGCCGCTGCCGAGCGTCTGCGAAATCCCGATCGCCTCGCCGGTCATCAGGTCGATCAGCTGCATGTCGATCTTCTTGCCGGCCGCGTCTTTGATGTTTCGCTGCACGATGCCGCCGAGCCGCTCTCCGGCTGCAAGCCGGGCGAATGCGAACTCCGCCAGCAGCGCGTCGACGTCGTCGTCGGCACGATAGATGATCGCGGCGATCCTTGGTGCCTCTGCGCTGCTGTCGGCCATCTCTGCACCCTCCAGTCGGTGTGCTCGTCGTGAGTTCAGCAAGCGCCGTGCCGGTTATTTGGCCGGCGCGTTCGCTTGCTATGCGATTGATTTGTCGATCGTTTCGCTCCGGCGAACCGGCTGCGAGCTTTGGTCGCAAACCTGACAGCGTTGTATAGTCATGGACATAACGGTCCGAAGCGGAGATGTTGCGCCGGAACTGCCGAGCGTCAAATGCGCCGAACGACGATCATCGGGGACCTGCCGTATGCCTGCCGCCACCACTGCCGAACTGGAGCGCCTGCTCGACGACGACGTGCCTTGCGGCGATTTGACGACCGAGGCGCTGGGCATCGGTGCGGCGTCCGGGGTGATGCAGTTCACCGCCCGCGATCCGATGGTGCTGGCGCTCGCCGAAGATGCCGCCGCGATCATCCGGTTGTGCGGCTGCGAGGTTGAACTCTCTGCTTCATCCGGCAGTCGGCTCGCGGCGGGCGCGCCGATCCTGACCGCCCGTGGCAGCGCCTCGGGCCTGCTGCGCAGCTGGAAGGTGGCGCAGACGCTGATCGAGATCTGGTCCGGCGTTGCCACCACGGCGCGCGACATCGTCGATGCGGCCCGCGCGGTGTCGCCGACGATCGCGGTCGCCTGCACCCGCAAGAACACACCGGGCACCAAGCGGTTCGCGGTCGCTGCCGTCAAGGCCGGCGGCGCCACTATGCACCGGCTCGGCCTGTCCGAAACCGTGCTGGTGTTCGGCGAGCATCGCGGCTTTCTCGATGAGCCGCTGGCGGCCACGGTGTCTCGGCTGCGCGCCACGCTGCCCGAGAAGAAACTGATTACCGAAGTAGCGTCGATCGACGCGGCCCTCACCGCGGCCGAGGCCGGGTTCGACGTACTGCAACTGGAAAAATTCGCTCCCGCCGATGTCGCGACTTTGATCCAGCAACTTGCCGCGCGGCCGTCGCGCCCGGTGGTCGCGGTTGCCGGCGGCGTCAACGCCGGCAACGCTGCGGCTTATGCAGAAGCCGGCGCTGAGGTGCTGGTGACGTCGGCGCCGTACACAGCAAAACCGCGCGACGTGCAGGTGCGGATCACGCCGGCGAAGTAATAATTGGCTGCAGGGTCGCGCCGTTCCACAAGCAAGGCGCGCTCCCTCTCCCGCTTGCGGGAGAGGGCTGGGGTGAGGGCCTCCCGGGCAGTGAGTTTGCCTCTCGCGGAGAGGAGTGCCCTCACCCGCCGCGCTTCGCGCGTCGACCTCTCCCGCAAGCGGGAGAGGTTGCGCTGCCGCTGGGGCGAGAGCGTGCTAACTCCGCGCATGACGGTCCCTATTGACGCGAGGCCTTGATCTTTCAATTCGTGGACTACGACCTCGCGTAACTCGCCGCCCGGTCCGCGATTGTCTCGCGCAGCACCGTTTTCTGGATCTTGCCGTTGGCGTTGCGGGGCAGGGGTGTGGTGCGGATGATGATGCTCTCGGGGACTTTGTAATCCGACATCCGCGCCGCGCAGTAGGCGGCGACGTCGCGTTCATTCACGCTGGCGCCTTCGCTCGTCACCACGATGGCATTGACGCGCTCCCCGAGAACGGGATCGGGCGTGCCGATGATCGCGGTCTCCAGCACGCCGTCGATGCCGCAGATCACGTTCTCGACTTCGGCCGAGAAGATCTTGAAGCCGCCGCGGTTGATCATGTCCTTCTTGCGGTCGAACACCCGGACGAAGCCGTCCTGGTCGATCGAGCCGATGTCGCCGCTGCGCCAGTAGCCGTTCACGAACTCCTTGGCGTTGGCGTCGGGCCGCTGCCAAT from Rhodopseudomonas palustris carries:
- a CDS encoding branched-chain amino acid ABC transporter permease, coding for MENLFAALFEILSFGSIVVLVVLGLGIIASMMGIFNFAQGEFVLLGAYVTYLAQTAGLPVWTGMVAAPFVVGAFGLVLERLIVRRFYAAPIVAMLGTYALGLIIREIVRGLIGGLYISVPEPVGGSITIGDMHLSTWRLVIVIVTALVMIGSYLLLSRTSFGLRVRASLENPALARASGISTNAIYGATFAFGAALAGLAGALIVPVFSLFADLGLRFLIQGFIAVMVGGVGSFAGPVAGAGIIGTLSAALPWVIQPVIADVLVFVLAIIFIKFRPQGLVSGKGI
- a CDS encoding substrate-binding protein, which produces MSSDFSFQLDRRRFLSSFAFASTAIATGVGSWVIPADWANAAEGPIKVGVATDITGPMGYAGNADANVAKMVVKQINDAGGLLGRPLELHIEDTASNEAVAVGNVRKLVQRDKVDVVLGGITSSMRNAIKDVIVARGKTLYIYPQLYEGKECTPYLFCTGPTPAQQCDEFIPWLIKNGGKKFALPSANYVWPHTLNVYARKVIEANGGEVVLEEYYPLDQIDFSSTVNRIISNKVDVVFNTVIPPGVGPFFKQLYEAGFLKSGGRLACVYYDENTLGINQPAEIEGLASCLDYFKALAKDDPVSAKLQAEYDKAYPGNFLFAAGSAATGTYRGLKLWEAAVKEAGKIDRDGVAAALDHAKIAEGPGGPAEMVPGKRHCKMKMYTAVAKSGSYEIVARSEGLVDPKEC
- a CDS encoding branched-chain amino acid ABC transporter permease; translated protein: MTEASPTVEAVSPPRAKRRPAVLPIIEIAVLAIFLLLPVVLQDYLTVFMTRVLILCLFALSFDLVWGYAGIMSFGQAVFFGGAGYGVALLGRDLGISSMLLVVPAGVLIGFALALLIGGFLLLGRNPSSVIFVSLGTLTASYAFDRLARGWYYLGGQNGIPSIPQMTMGSYELGEGPVFYYLALAILFAVYLACRFLVRSQFGLALAGLRENEQRIAFFGYKVQHLKAIVFSLGGAIAGLAGSLYAFHEGFVWPNMLGVVMSTQVVLYVLFGGSGTLIGAVIGTVVIEIVSFWLSNSYQDIWPIILGALMLLVILFRPAGLISLVVGHSERIGSFGRPPKPGRRERSHGPA
- a CDS encoding ABC transporter ATP-binding protein, whose protein sequence is MALLEARGMRKVFGELTALNGAELTVQPNEFHGLIGPNGSGKSTMMKCIAGAEVPTAGRVGFDGADITGASPAERARAGMSLKFQITSVLPALTLYDNVLLALQGQTALTKLMFSRTRGLLHDKVMAMLEQFRLVDRASEHASALSHGQQQWLEIAMALAPDPKLLLLDEPTGGMSLEERRVTGELLAPIKSRCSLVIVEHDLDFIRDICDRLTVLDQGAVLDTGTVEQIQASPKVQEVYLRRA
- a CDS encoding ABC transporter ATP-binding protein; amino-acid sequence: MLEDHYLDIRDLDAGYGRSQVLFGVSLTAPWRGGVAILGRNGAGKTTLMKAIMGELPVKRGSVSLDSRDVTKLPTEQRVRAGFGYVPQDHPVFARLTIRDNLAVGALTNKDSRAVDRVLEMFPKLGQRLDQIAGTLSGGERKMLAIGRAMLSEPSVLLLDEPTEGVWIGVIEEITDRLIALAKEIAVVIVEQHLDLALRVADHAFVLDRGRIALTGTADEVRNDPRLLQYLAP
- a CDS encoding alpha/beta fold hydrolase; its protein translation is MQQPQSHFFQSHGQRLHYWDWGNAAAPPLLLIHGGKDHGRSWDGLARALQPHFHVIAPDLRGHGDSDWARGGSYALPEYVYDLTRLPPLADAAPATVIGHSMGGMIAMLYAGTFPEKVNRLVVLDGVTVRPDAKMAAVHERMIKWLGQLERLEGREPRRYATIADAAAQMRAHNKRLTPELALHLATHGARRNDDGSYSWKFDPYQRVTAPHRLAPQEYAELWARITCPTLLLFAGESFIDPAQAAEASRSFKDVRAEIVSDAGHWLQHDRPDEVLRLISEFVELPSEA
- a CDS encoding ArsR/SmtB family transcription factor, encoding MAAASGARKTSPALRRVDTRELRENAVVAAEFLKTLSNVSRLIMLCQLAEGEKSVSELTELLDERQPTVSQQLARLRSEKLVQARREGQQVFYSLASEEVRSLILALHATFCRKDRDKDRPAAASRAKPATAPRRQRQSVDA
- a CDS encoding rhodanese-like domain-containing protein; the protein is MSVKTISPIEAHRLVTDGRAVLVDVRERHEIAREHINGAIELPLTGFKHRDLGAAQGRKAIFFCHSGGRTRMYAGQIEAKASGVCEPYVLGGGILAWRKAGFPTVQGPKPPGLFQRLFGRKPAD
- a CDS encoding NAD(P)/FAD-dependent oxidoreductase, giving the protein MRNITIIGLGFAGLTAARELRKHNIDAAITMISPRRELHFLPSSIWIPAGLRQAERLKVPLDSFLTKHRIDFVEASATGLKDGGRSVVTDRGELRNDHLIIATGGRFIRKLPGIEHALIPCEGIKIGEEIGRRLDALKGGTIAVGFATNPNEPGAMRGGPMFEFLFIIDALLRRQGKRPGFEIVFFSPAPRPGARLGERAVDGLLQEMKNRGIATRLGRKILRFEERKVVLDGGEIDADLILFMPGLTGPAWLEDTDLPLSAGGMIKADELCRVEGQPNVWVAGDAGSFPGPDWMPKQAHQADLQAIAVAANIAAIESGQQPITRFKPELVCIVDMLDSGMLVFRNQRFNFVGPKMKLFHWLKRLFERHYLTTFR
- a CDS encoding SAM-dependent methyltransferase, with amino-acid sequence MASEHFDMWESRFSADGYLFGTAPNAFLASCRDLLPKQGRALAIADGEGRNGVFLAECGLSVLSVDFSPTAQAKVHKLAAEHGVTIETRTVDLLSSQWPDGFDVIAGIFFQFVEPEQRPQIFQQIRDALKPGGLLLIEGYRPKQLVYKTGGPSRAENLYTRELLEQAFGDFDNLSIREHDSEIVEGAGHVGLSALIDLIGWKPK
- a CDS encoding ArsC/Spx/MgsR family protein → MAKVVFYEKPGCVGNARQKALLTQSGHELEVRNLLAEPWTRETLRPFFGDKPLIAWFNQSSPKVKAGAIDFATLGEEAALALMIEDPLLIRRPLMQSGDRREVGFDQATVDAWLGLQIGAPRVFDGCAMDD
- a CDS encoding DUF2478 domain-containing protein; this encodes MADSSAEAPRIAAIIYRADDDVDALLAEFAFARLAAGERLGGIVQRNIKDAAGKKIDMQLIDLMTGEAIGISQTLGSGAGSCKLDAGGLAESAQAVTRAVASGAALVVINKFSKQEATGKGLRNEFAEAIVAGRPLLTAVPEKCADAWREFIGDEGAVLPCSRAAIETWWAGLAPRLAEPSAYGTNADERAHKTIC
- the modD gene encoding ModD protein, whose product is MPAATTAELERLLDDDVPCGDLTTEALGIGAASGVMQFTARDPMVLALAEDAAAIIRLCGCEVELSASSGSRLAAGAPILTARGSASGLLRSWKVAQTLIEIWSGVATTARDIVDAARAVSPTIAVACTRKNTPGTKRFAVAAVKAGGATMHRLGLSETVLVFGEHRGFLDEPLAATVSRLRATLPEKKLITEVASIDAALTAAEAGFDVLQLEKFAPADVATLIQQLAARPSRPVVAVAGGVNAGNAAAYAEAGAEVLVTSAPYTAKPRDVQVRITPAK